The following proteins are co-located in the Microbacterium immunditiarum genome:
- a CDS encoding DUF3105 domain-containing protein, producing MTPTSPRPTDKRTSGNPAKRAEINLTVKQQREQKRQEKLAEYQKQLARRRRGKVVGWAVGAVAVVGIVVAIIASFAFAPPPPASYTAGGEGVEIQGVETFTNETNHVEGAVDYEQTPPAGGPHNAVWLNCGIYTEPQPNENAVHSLEHGAVWVTYDADGLSDDELNALERKLPSSYVILSPYEGIDTPIALSAWNAQLKVDSADDERIGQFFEEYWRNQNAPEPNAACTGALDGPGKVS from the coding sequence ATGACCCCGACATCCCCGCGCCCCACCGACAAGCGCACGAGCGGCAACCCCGCCAAGCGGGCCGAGATCAACCTCACCGTCAAGCAGCAGCGCGAGCAGAAGCGCCAGGAGAAGCTGGCCGAATACCAGAAGCAGCTCGCCCGTCGCCGCCGCGGCAAGGTCGTCGGCTGGGCCGTCGGCGCCGTCGCGGTCGTGGGCATCGTCGTCGCGATCATCGCGTCGTTCGCGTTCGCTCCCCCTCCTCCCGCCAGCTACACCGCGGGCGGCGAGGGTGTCGAGATCCAGGGCGTCGAGACCTTCACGAACGAGACCAACCACGTCGAGGGCGCCGTCGACTACGAGCAGACCCCGCCCGCCGGCGGTCCGCACAACGCCGTGTGGCTCAACTGCGGCATCTACACCGAGCCCCAGCCCAACGAGAACGCGGTGCACTCGCTCGAGCACGGCGCCGTGTGGGTGACCTACGACGCCGACGGACTCAGCGACGACGAGCTCAACGCGCTCGAGCGCAAGCTCCCCTCGAGCTACGTGATCCTGTCGCCGTACGAGGGCATCGACACGCCCATCGCGCTCAGCGCGTGGAACGCGCAGCTCAAGGTCGACTCCGCCGACGACGAGCGCATCGGGCAGTTCTTCGAGGAGTACTGGCGCAACCAGAACGCGCCCGAGCCGAACGCCGCCTGCACCGGCGCGCTGGACGGCCCGGGCAAGGTCTCGTGA
- a CDS encoding carbohydrate ABC transporter permease gives MSAVMPVDLPIDEEGQDELSRGARRADKIQLGATKRKLSSPWATAAALIIAVLWTIPTFGLLISSFRPRELIQTTGWWTVFENWGWTLDNYSTALQTGNSQLNMAGAFVNSFAITIPATVIPISIALLAAYAFAWMDFRGKDTLFILVFALQIVPIQMALIPLLQLFSQGTIFGFPVIEAFGSFGYAQVWIAHTIFALPLTIYLLHNFVSEIPREVIEAARVDGAGHGQIFFRLILPLTMPAIASVAIFQFLWVWNDLLVALIFADGNVAPITKLLAEMTGSRGQDWHLLTAGAFIALVVPLVVFLSLQRFFVRGLLAGSTKG, from the coding sequence ATGAGCGCGGTGATGCCCGTCGATCTGCCGATCGACGAAGAAGGCCAGGACGAACTGAGCCGCGGCGCGCGCCGGGCCGACAAGATCCAGCTCGGGGCGACCAAGCGCAAGCTGTCGTCGCCGTGGGCCACTGCGGCTGCGCTCATCATCGCCGTCCTGTGGACCATCCCGACGTTCGGGCTGCTGATCTCCTCGTTCCGTCCGCGTGAGCTCATCCAGACGACGGGTTGGTGGACGGTCTTCGAGAACTGGGGCTGGACGCTCGACAACTACTCGACCGCCCTTCAGACGGGCAACAGCCAGCTGAACATGGCGGGTGCGTTCGTCAACTCGTTCGCGATCACCATCCCGGCGACGGTCATCCCGATCTCGATCGCGCTGCTCGCGGCGTACGCGTTCGCGTGGATGGACTTCCGCGGCAAGGACACGCTGTTCATCCTCGTTTTCGCGCTGCAGATCGTGCCGATCCAGATGGCCCTCATCCCGCTTCTGCAGCTGTTCTCGCAGGGCACGATCTTCGGGTTCCCCGTGATCGAGGCGTTCGGCTCGTTCGGCTACGCGCAGGTGTGGATCGCCCACACGATCTTCGCCCTGCCGCTGACGATCTACCTGCTCCACAACTTCGTCTCGGAGATCCCGCGCGAGGTGATCGAGGCGGCCCGCGTCGACGGCGCCGGGCACGGGCAGATCTTCTTCCGGCTGATCCTGCCGCTCACGATGCCGGCGATCGCGTCGGTCGCGATCTTCCAGTTCCTCTGGGTGTGGAACGACCTGCTCGTGGCCCTCATCTTCGCCGACGGCAACGTGGCCCCGATCACGAAGCTGCTGGCCGAGATGACCGGAAGCCGCGGACAGGACTGGCACCTGCTGACGGCCGGTGCGTTCATCGCACTGGTGGTTCCGCTGGTCGTCTTCCTGTCGTTGCAGCGGTTCTTCGTGCGAGGTCTGCTGGCAGGCTCCACGAAGGGATAA
- a CDS encoding helicase HerA-like domain-containing protein, giving the protein MSAPASPDPAVAAAEAELARLRAEAEAAEAQLKAAQARAALAAAEADAAKARAAGADAPPAQETARAKDESPADAPTLAPSPASEPGAAAEEPQPAQPEEEKPPAEASVESAPPAATTPPAAAADGPLDADEVAKVIAGYAFEGETLDVGALVNGDPVPEAQIRIPLGMMNRHGLVAGATGTGKTRTLQGLAEQLAAKGVPVFAADIKGDLSGVATPGEANEKLLDRTRGIGQDWKPEASVTEFFALGGIGKGVPVRATVSGFGPLLLSKVLGLNETQESSLGLVFHYADENGLALVDLSDLRAVLTYLTSDEGKTELKNLGGLSSATAGVILRELITFADDGADVFFGEPEFDVQDFLRTAPDGRGIISLLEVPGVADKPALFSTFLMYLLAELFEILPEVGDLDKPKLVFFFDEAHLLFKDASKDFLAAITQTVRLIRSKGVGVFFVTQTPKDVPSDVLAQLGSRIQHALRAFTPDDAKALRATVGTYPKSGYDLERVLQELATGEAIVTVMSEKGAPTPVAWTRLRAPQGLMSPTPDPAIERAIHASPLLAKYGTAIDRESAREILTARMNAAAEAEAAEEAALAKAKADAEYAKQKAAIDKAEAAAEKKAQQEYERLLKKTSDKTRTSRSSRAEKSPLEEILGSKATQTILGGVIRGVFGTGRR; this is encoded by the coding sequence ATGTCAGCGCCCGCCTCGCCCGATCCCGCCGTCGCCGCAGCCGAAGCCGAGCTCGCGAGGCTCCGCGCCGAGGCGGAAGCGGCCGAAGCCCAGCTCAAGGCGGCTCAGGCGAGGGCGGCGCTCGCCGCGGCGGAGGCGGATGCCGCGAAGGCGCGCGCGGCGGGGGCGGACGCGCCTCCGGCGCAGGAGACGGCTCGGGCGAAGGACGAATCCCCCGCGGATGCTCCTACCCTCGCACCATCTCCTGCGTCCGAACCGGGGGCAGCGGCAGAGGAGCCGCAGCCCGCGCAACCGGAGGAGGAGAAGCCACCGGCGGAGGCATCCGTCGAATCCGCTCCTCCCGCCGCCACAACTCCTCCCGCGGCAGCCGCCGATGGTCCCCTCGATGCGGACGAGGTCGCCAAGGTCATTGCGGGGTACGCGTTCGAGGGCGAGACGCTCGACGTCGGAGCCCTCGTCAACGGCGACCCCGTGCCCGAGGCGCAGATCCGCATCCCGCTCGGGATGATGAACCGGCACGGCCTCGTCGCGGGAGCGACCGGAACAGGTAAGACCCGCACGCTGCAGGGGCTCGCGGAGCAGCTCGCGGCGAAGGGCGTCCCGGTGTTCGCGGCCGATATCAAGGGCGATCTCTCCGGTGTCGCGACGCCGGGCGAGGCGAACGAGAAGCTCCTCGACCGCACGCGCGGGATCGGGCAGGACTGGAAGCCCGAGGCATCCGTCACCGAGTTCTTCGCCCTCGGCGGGATCGGAAAGGGCGTCCCCGTGCGGGCGACGGTGTCGGGCTTCGGCCCGCTGCTGCTGAGCAAGGTGCTGGGGCTCAACGAGACGCAGGAGTCCAGCCTCGGCCTCGTGTTCCACTACGCCGACGAGAACGGCCTCGCGCTCGTCGACCTCTCCGACCTGCGCGCGGTGCTCACGTACCTGACGAGCGACGAGGGCAAGACCGAGCTCAAGAACCTCGGCGGGCTGTCGTCGGCGACGGCCGGCGTGATCCTGCGCGAGCTCATCACGTTCGCGGACGACGGCGCCGACGTGTTCTTCGGCGAGCCGGAGTTCGACGTGCAGGACTTCCTGCGTACGGCTCCCGACGGGCGGGGGATCATCTCGCTGCTCGAGGTTCCGGGCGTCGCCGACAAGCCCGCGCTGTTCTCGACATTCCTCATGTACCTGCTCGCCGAGCTGTTCGAGATCCTCCCCGAGGTTGGCGACCTGGACAAACCGAAGCTCGTGTTCTTCTTCGACGAGGCGCACCTGCTGTTCAAGGACGCGTCGAAGGACTTCCTCGCGGCGATCACTCAGACGGTGCGGCTCATCCGCTCGAAGGGCGTCGGCGTCTTCTTCGTGACGCAGACCCCGAAGGACGTCCCCTCGGATGTGCTCGCCCAGCTCGGCTCGCGCATCCAGCACGCGCTGCGCGCGTTCACACCCGACGACGCGAAGGCGCTGCGCGCGACGGTCGGCACGTACCCGAAGTCGGGTTACGACCTCGAGCGCGTGCTGCAGGAGCTCGCGACCGGCGAGGCGATCGTCACGGTCATGAGCGAGAAGGGCGCGCCGACCCCGGTCGCGTGGACGCGCCTGCGCGCGCCGCAGGGCCTCATGTCGCCCACGCCCGATCCTGCGATCGAGCGTGCGATCCACGCGTCGCCGCTGCTCGCGAAGTACGGCACCGCGATCGACCGCGAGTCGGCGCGCGAGATCCTCACCGCGCGCATGAACGCGGCAGCGGAGGCGGAAGCCGCCGAGGAGGCCGCGCTCGCGAAGGCGAAGGCCGACGCCGAGTACGCGAAGCAGAAGGCCGCGATCGACAAGGCCGAGGCCGCCGCCGAGAAGAAGGCCCAGCAGGAGTACGAGCGGCTGCTCAAGAAGACGTCCGACAAGACCCGCACGTCGCGCTCGTCGCGCGCCGAGAAGTCGCCGCTCGAGGAGATCCTGGGCTCGAAGGCGACCCAGACGATACTGGGGGGAGTGATCCGCGGCGTGTTCGGCACGGGTCGTCGCTGA
- a CDS encoding phosphatase PAP2 family protein, which yields MERPTTRPDAAPSRLIAVTIVGVGLIGLGVLLGWAIFLRGDDPFAVDVWWNDLLVEWWVPAIGGFSRVMNWLGGGWFGVLAVPIIGAGALVLLRRPWSAAYFLAAEIGSVAVVQVMKHVFGRVRPDEILVLSDVGSYPSGHVANAATIATVAVVLFPRLSVVVAGSVWVLLMAFSRTYLHAHWLSDTVGGALAGTGAALVVAAVFWSQISRERSDAADRRIAVE from the coding sequence ATGGAACGCCCGACGACACGACCGGATGCCGCGCCGTCCCGCCTCATCGCCGTCACGATCGTGGGTGTCGGCCTCATCGGCCTCGGCGTGCTGCTCGGATGGGCGATCTTCCTGCGGGGCGACGATCCGTTCGCGGTCGACGTGTGGTGGAACGACCTGCTCGTCGAGTGGTGGGTCCCCGCGATCGGCGGGTTCTCGCGCGTCATGAACTGGCTCGGCGGGGGATGGTTCGGCGTGCTCGCCGTTCCGATCATCGGCGCCGGCGCGCTCGTGCTGCTGCGAAGGCCGTGGTCGGCGGCGTACTTCCTGGCGGCCGAGATCGGCTCGGTCGCGGTCGTGCAGGTGATGAAGCACGTCTTCGGTCGCGTGCGCCCCGACGAGATCCTCGTCCTCTCGGACGTCGGCTCCTACCCGTCGGGGCACGTCGCGAACGCGGCGACGATCGCGACCGTGGCGGTCGTGCTGTTCCCGCGCCTCTCGGTCGTCGTCGCCGGGTCCGTATGGGTCCTGCTCATGGCCTTCAGCCGCACGTACCTCCACGCGCACTGGCTGAGCGACACGGTTGGAGGAGCGCTCGCAGGCACGGGCGCGGCGCTTGTCGTCGCGGCGGTGTTCTGGTCGCAGATCTCGCGAGAGCGGTCGGATGCCGCGGACCGCCGCATCGCCGTCGAGTAG
- a CDS encoding nitroreductase family deazaflavin-dependent oxidoreductase, translated as MSRVVQAVRAVVAPLSRTRVFRRWIGPTLLPPIERVVSWISRGRVQVSGLIVPSLVLHTIGAKSGEPRDAPLMYTPDGRGRAIVAGTNFAGRNHPAWTNNLLARPDAEITVRGRRMAVHATLIPDDELDAAWATIERQWPGYRDYERSSGRKVRLFRLQPVRRD; from the coding sequence ATGTCCCGTGTTGTGCAAGCCGTCCGCGCCGTGGTCGCACCCCTCTCGCGAACGCGGGTCTTCCGCCGCTGGATCGGCCCCACGCTGCTGCCGCCGATCGAGCGGGTCGTGTCGTGGATCTCGCGGGGCCGCGTCCAGGTGAGCGGGCTCATCGTCCCCTCGCTCGTGCTGCACACGATCGGTGCGAAGTCGGGCGAGCCGCGCGACGCGCCGCTCATGTACACGCCCGACGGCCGGGGTCGCGCGATCGTCGCCGGAACGAACTTCGCGGGCAGGAACCACCCCGCGTGGACGAACAACCTGCTCGCGCGCCCCGACGCCGAGATCACCGTGCGCGGGCGCCGCATGGCCGTCCACGCGACCCTCATCCCCGACGACGAGCTCGACGCGGCGTGGGCCACCATCGAGCGGCAGTGGCCGGGCTATCGCGATTACGAGCGGTCGTCGGGCCGGAAGGTGCGGCTGTTTCGCCTGCAGCCGGTCAGGCGGGACTGA
- a CDS encoding multidrug effflux MFS transporter yields the protein MTDAAPAGASTATGSIRTRGSNPTGAIRTLGSNPATAPIVLHPGDSLSSGRRLLYVILLGALTALGPFTIDLYLPAFPVLEADFDTTAAAIQLTLTGTMIGFGLGQLIVGPLSDKVGRRLPLLSVTALHVLASVAAALAPSLELLSVARVLMGAGAAAGGVVAAAIVRDLFGGRRLVVMLSRLALVSGVAPVLAPLVGSALLLVMPWRGVFVVLALYGAVMLVSAIAFVPETLPPARRRERGTTTVWQRYRSVFSDRVFIGVLIIGGMTFSGLFSYLSASSFLFQGMYAFSPQEYGVLFAVNSVGVVAGVQTAARLAARFGPQWVLAVSTATLVVASVAIIVTDQLGLGLWGTIVPLFVFMTACGFTFPCVQVLALDRHGKAAGTAQSIIGATNFGVAGIISPLVGAIATGAGITATTMASVMVGCAVVGVLALWIIVRPRTVEQLTP from the coding sequence ATGACGGATGCCGCGCCCGCCGGCGCCTCGACCGCGACGGGCTCCATCCGCACGCGCGGCAGCAACCCGACCGGCGCGATCCGCACACTCGGCAGCAACCCGGCCACCGCGCCGATCGTGCTCCACCCGGGCGACTCGCTGTCGTCCGGGCGCCGCCTGCTCTACGTGATCCTGCTCGGCGCGCTCACGGCGCTCGGGCCGTTCACGATCGACCTCTACCTGCCGGCGTTCCCGGTGCTCGAGGCCGACTTCGACACGACCGCGGCCGCGATCCAGCTCACCCTCACGGGCACGATGATCGGGTTCGGGCTCGGGCAGCTCATCGTCGGGCCGCTCAGCGACAAGGTCGGCCGGCGCCTTCCGCTGCTGTCGGTGACGGCGCTGCACGTGCTCGCGAGCGTCGCCGCAGCGCTCGCGCCGTCGCTCGAGCTGCTCAGCGTGGCGCGCGTGCTGATGGGAGCGGGCGCCGCGGCCGGCGGTGTCGTGGCGGCGGCGATCGTGCGCGACCTGTTCGGCGGTCGCCGACTCGTCGTGATGCTCTCGCGCCTCGCGCTCGTGTCGGGTGTGGCGCCCGTGCTCGCGCCGCTCGTCGGCTCGGCGCTGCTGCTCGTGATGCCGTGGCGCGGCGTCTTCGTCGTGCTCGCCCTCTACGGAGCGGTCATGCTCGTGTCGGCGATCGCGTTCGTGCCGGAGACCCTCCCTCCGGCGCGACGCCGCGAGCGCGGCACGACGACCGTGTGGCAGCGCTACCGCAGCGTCTTCAGCGACCGCGTGTTCATCGGCGTGCTCATCATCGGCGGCATGACCTTCAGCGGTCTGTTCTCCTACCTGTCCGCCTCGTCGTTCCTGTTCCAGGGGATGTACGCGTTCAGCCCGCAGGAGTACGGCGTCCTCTTCGCGGTCAACTCGGTCGGCGTCGTCGCGGGCGTGCAGACGGCCGCGCGGCTGGCAGCCCGGTTCGGGCCCCAGTGGGTGCTCGCCGTCTCGACCGCGACGCTGGTCGTGGCATCCGTCGCGATCATCGTGACCGACCAGCTCGGACTCGGGCTGTGGGGCACGATCGTGCCGCTGTTCGTGTTCATGACGGCGTGCGGGTTCACGTTCCCGTGCGTCCAGGTGCTCGCGCTCGACCGCCACGGCAAGGCCGCGGGCACGGCGCAGTCCATCATCGGCGCGACCAACTTCGGCGTCGCGGGCATCATCTCGCCGCTCGTCGGCGCGATCGCCACCGGCGCCGGCATCACCGCGACGACGATGGCCTCGGTCATGGTCGGCTGCGCGGTCGTCGGCGTGCTCGCGCTCTGGATCATCGTGCGGCCGCGCACGGTCGAGCAGCTGACGCCGTGA
- a CDS encoding DUF305 domain-containing protein — MTAPERPSRTARWLVPALVVLAAAALAFAIGRFSTFGSSPSLAPANHSAEAGFARDMQVHHAQAVEMAMELYRKTGDDELRALSYDIATGQSAQRGEMFDWLVQWGLPQAGGAPMAWMSGADDEHGHGAGASDEPLTDAEMREAMGMASEAELAQLRAAEGADADCLFTELMIRHHEGAIPMVDAVLELGSEPRVLAVAESMKVAQTAEIDAMQSVQARLACTS, encoded by the coding sequence ATGACCGCCCCGGAGCGCCCCTCCCGCACCGCGCGCTGGCTCGTGCCCGCGCTCGTCGTGCTGGCGGCCGCCGCCCTCGCGTTCGCGATCGGGCGCTTCTCGACGTTCGGCTCGTCCCCCTCGCTCGCGCCCGCGAACCACTCCGCCGAGGCCGGATTCGCGCGCGACATGCAGGTGCATCACGCGCAGGCCGTCGAGATGGCGATGGAGCTCTACCGCAAGACCGGCGACGACGAGCTGCGGGCGCTCTCGTACGACATCGCGACCGGACAGTCGGCGCAGCGCGGCGAGATGTTCGACTGGCTCGTCCAGTGGGGGCTGCCGCAGGCCGGGGGCGCGCCGATGGCGTGGATGAGCGGCGCAGACGACGAGCACGGTCACGGGGCCGGCGCATCCGATGAGCCCTTGACGGATGCCGAGATGCGCGAAGCCATGGGCATGGCGAGCGAGGCCGAGCTCGCGCAGCTCCGCGCCGCCGAGGGTGCCGACGCCGACTGCCTCTTCACCGAGCTCATGATCCGTCACCACGAGGGCGCGATCCCGATGGTCGACGCGGTGCTCGAGCTCGGGTCGGAGCCGCGCGTGCTCGCGGTCGCCGAGAGCATGAAGGTCGCGCAGACGGCCGAGATCGACGCGATGCAGTCGGTGCAGGCACGACTGGCCTGCACGAGCTGA
- a CDS encoding HAD-IC family P-type ATPase, producing MSELIESETDAAASVDPDVGLSAADVAERTASGQTNAFETRTSRSAWSIIRANVFTSFNGIVLACFAVLLVLGRWQDALFGLIALANSIIGGVQEFRAKRALDRLALLNAPRARVRRDGIETEPLPSDVVIDDVLVLRAGDQVPADAVVLRSRGLQVDESLLTGESDAVDKNADDEVLSGSIVMAGQGEARVVRVGAGAFANRIAAEVKRFSLVASELRSSIDRVLKWVGWGLGPIGLLVLNAQVMVAGGWVEAWDTGGWVQAVVNAVASITAMIPLGLVLMTSIAFAVGAARLARRKVLVNELPAVEGLARVDVVCLDKTGTITQGDIRFDSAHPLDAVPSGWEGALAWYGAAPDANATARCLRDPYPLAHELDPVAYVPFSSARKWSAVTLAPDAGTWVLGAPEMVLGDEVLEGDGALAGLHGELISTGRRTLVLAHTERSLTEADVDAERLPDGLRAAVIVAFRETVRPDATQTLAYFAAQGVGIRIISGDHPRTVAAIARQVGIDVDGGFDARRLPDDDDELAEVLEHNTVFGRVSPEQKQRMVVALQRAGHTVAMTGDGVNDALAIKTADLGIAMNSGSAATRAVAQLVLLDDRFSHLPGVVAEGRQVIANIERVSMLFLTKTVYATGLAILFGLLLLEFPFLPRQLSITDGLTIGLPAFFLALMPNGQRYVPGFLRRSLSFAIPAGVIIATALTTYTLVARSLGVPQPELRTGSTIILAVVGIWVLTVLSRPITRVKGLVIGTMFIGLVGIYTIPLLTRFFELVDPGETAAYLVALVTVLTIGAIEIVRFFHRRYLARRWDL from the coding sequence ATGAGCGAGCTGATCGAGTCCGAGACGGATGCCGCGGCATCCGTCGACCCCGATGTCGGCCTGAGCGCCGCCGACGTCGCCGAGCGCACGGCGTCCGGACAGACGAACGCCTTCGAGACGCGCACGAGCCGGAGTGCCTGGTCGATCATCCGCGCGAACGTGTTCACGTCGTTCAACGGGATCGTGCTCGCGTGCTTCGCCGTGCTGCTCGTGCTCGGCCGGTGGCAGGACGCGCTCTTCGGGCTCATCGCGCTCGCGAACTCGATCATCGGCGGCGTGCAGGAGTTCCGCGCGAAGCGCGCGCTGGATCGCCTCGCGCTGCTCAACGCGCCACGTGCGCGCGTGCGGCGCGACGGCATCGAGACCGAGCCGCTCCCGTCCGACGTCGTCATCGACGACGTGCTCGTGCTCCGCGCGGGCGATCAGGTTCCCGCCGACGCCGTCGTGCTGCGCTCGCGCGGGCTGCAGGTCGACGAGTCGTTGCTCACTGGCGAGTCCGACGCGGTCGACAAGAACGCCGACGACGAGGTGCTGTCGGGGTCGATCGTGATGGCCGGACAGGGCGAGGCGCGGGTCGTGCGGGTCGGGGCGGGTGCCTTCGCCAACCGCATCGCCGCCGAGGTGAAGCGCTTCTCGCTCGTGGCGAGCGAGCTGCGGTCGTCGATCGATCGCGTGCTGAAGTGGGTCGGATGGGGCCTCGGCCCGATCGGGCTCCTCGTGCTGAACGCGCAGGTGATGGTCGCGGGCGGCTGGGTCGAGGCGTGGGACACGGGCGGCTGGGTGCAGGCCGTCGTCAACGCGGTGGCCTCGATCACGGCGATGATCCCGCTCGGCCTCGTGCTCATGACGTCGATCGCGTTCGCCGTCGGGGCGGCGCGCCTCGCGAGGCGCAAAGTGCTCGTGAACGAGCTTCCTGCCGTCGAGGGCCTCGCGCGGGTGGATGTCGTGTGCCTCGACAAGACCGGCACGATCACGCAGGGCGACATCCGCTTCGACTCCGCGCACCCGCTCGACGCCGTCCCGTCCGGGTGGGAGGGCGCCCTCGCGTGGTACGGCGCCGCGCCCGACGCGAATGCGACGGCGCGATGCCTCCGTGACCCGTACCCGCTCGCACACGAGCTCGACCCGGTGGCGTACGTGCCGTTCTCGTCGGCGCGCAAGTGGAGTGCCGTGACCTTGGCGCCGGATGCCGGCACCTGGGTGCTCGGCGCACCCGAGATGGTCCTCGGCGATGAGGTTCTCGAGGGCGACGGAGCGCTCGCAGGCCTCCATGGAGAGCTCATCTCGACGGGCCGCCGCACCCTTGTGCTCGCGCACACCGAGCGTTCCCTCACAGAGGCGGACGTCGACGCCGAGCGCCTGCCCGACGGACTGCGGGCGGCGGTCATCGTGGCGTTCCGCGAGACGGTGAGACCGGATGCCACCCAGACGCTCGCGTATTTCGCGGCGCAGGGCGTCGGCATCCGCATCATCTCCGGCGACCATCCGCGCACCGTCGCCGCGATCGCCCGCCAGGTGGGGATCGACGTGGACGGCGGCTTCGACGCGCGAAGGCTGCCCGACGATGACGACGAGCTCGCCGAGGTGCTCGAGCACAATACCGTCTTCGGGCGCGTGAGCCCCGAGCAGAAGCAGCGCATGGTCGTCGCGCTGCAGCGTGCCGGGCACACGGTCGCGATGACGGGCGACGGGGTCAACGATGCGCTCGCCATCAAGACCGCCGACCTCGGCATCGCGATGAACTCGGGCTCGGCGGCGACGAGGGCCGTCGCACAGCTCGTGCTCCTCGACGACCGGTTCTCGCACCTGCCCGGGGTCGTCGCCGAGGGGCGCCAGGTGATCGCGAACATCGAGCGCGTGTCGATGCTCTTCCTCACGAAGACGGTCTACGCGACCGGTCTCGCGATCCTGTTCGGCCTTCTCCTGCTGGAGTTCCCGTTCCTGCCTCGGCAACTCTCGATCACGGACGGCCTCACTATCGGGCTCCCCGCGTTCTTCCTCGCGCTGATGCCGAACGGGCAGCGCTACGTTCCCGGATTCCTGCGCCGCTCGCTCAGCTTCGCGATCCCCGCGGGCGTGATCATCGCGACCGCGCTGACGACCTACACCCTCGTCGCACGGTCCCTCGGGGTGCCCCAGCCCGAACTGCGCACGGGATCGACGATCATCCTCGCCGTCGTCGGGATCTGGGTGCTGACGGTGCTCTCACGCCCGATCACGCGCGTGAAGGGCCTCGTGATCGGCACCATGTTCATCGGGCTGGTCGGGATTTACACGATCCCGCTCCTCACGCGGTTCTTCGAGCTCGTCGACCCCGGAGAGACAGCCGCCTACCTCGTCGCGCTTGTCACGGTGCTCACGATCGGGGCGATCGAGATCGTGCGGTTCTTCCATCGGCGGTATCTCGCACGACGCTGGGATCTGTGA